A segment of the Streptococcus chenjunshii genome:
CTGTTGCGGTTTTAGAACCGGTTTTAAGTCTTGTTGACCAAGTTTTAATCATGACCGTCAATCCTGGATTCGGCGGCCAGGCGTTTATTCCGGAGTGTCTGGCCAAGGTGAAAGCAGCTGCCAAGCTTCGTAAGCAGTATGGGCTTAACTTTGATATTGAAGTTGACGGCGGAGTGGATCAGCATACGATTAAAGCCTGTGCCGATGCCGGAGCCAATGTGTTTGTTGCAGGTTCTTACCTTTTCAAAGCTCAGGATTTGACTGCTCAGTTGCAAACACTGCGGGTAGCTTTGGATGATTAAAGTTGCTTTATTTGCCGGCGGAGACTTTCCCCGTTCTATCAATGATGATTTCGATTACCAAGTCGGTGCAGACAGAGCTTGTCTGACGCTTCTTGAAAAAGGCCTGCCTCTTGATTTGGCGGTCGGCGATTTTGATTCTGTCACCGCAGATGAACTTGCCCGGATTCGGCAGTCCGCTGGGGAACTTATCCTAGCTGAATATGAGAAAAATGACACGGATACAGAACTGGCTTTAAAAGAGATTTTCGCCAGATTCCCACAAGCTCATGTTACTCTTTTCGGTGCTTTCGGCGGCCGGCTTGATCATATGCTGGCTAACCTTTTCCTGCCTACTGATCCGGACTTGGCCCCTTTTATGAGACAGATTTGTCTGCGTGATGCCTGCAATACTGTACATTTTTTGCCCAGCGGCCGGCATCGTATCGTACAGGATGAAGGAATGGCCTATATTTCTTTGATGGCAGACAGTAATGCTGATTTAACCATACGGGGTGCTAAATATGAGCTGACCCCTAACCGCTTTTTTAAGAAAAAAATTTATACCAGCAATGAATTTGCAGGAAAGCCTATTACCGTTCAGTGTGATTCAGGCTATCTTCTTGTGATTCAAAGCAAAGACAGGAGTTGAGATGCAAGTTTTCCTAATTGTCCTTATCCTGATTGTTTTGCTTCTGACCTGCTTCCAGCTGTGGAAAATAACAGAAATCAGAAGTGAATTGGCAGAAAAATTGGATAATAATGCCGACAACCTCTCTGAGCAGCTTTCTTATCAATTAAATATGGTACAAAAAGACCAGGCTCTGGAATTTAACAGCCAGCTTAACCGTCTGCAGACAGAGCTGTATCAGCAGCTGAATGATTTACGTGACAGTCTCCGGCAGGAACTGATTGACAGCCGTGATCGGTCTGACCAGCGTTTGGCTGCTATTGAAACCAGTATGAGCCAGTCAGTCAAGGAACTGCAGGCTTCTAACGAGAAGCGCCTGGAGCAAATGCGGCAGACTGTCGAAGAAAAGCTGGAGCAGACACTGCAAAACCGCCTGCAGGCTTCTTTTGCTACTGTTTCTAAACAGCTTGAAAGTGTCAATCAGGGATTGGGTGAAATGAAATCTGTGGCACAGGATGTCGGAGCGCTCAATAAAGTGCTGTCAAACACCAAAACACGTGGGATTTTAGGAGAGCTGCAGCTGGGACAGATTATCGAAGACATCATGACTGAAAACCAATATGAGCGAGAATTTGCAACGGTATCCGGGACAGCAGAGCGTGTGGAATATGCGATTAAACTGCCCGGGACCAAGCAGGGTGAGTATGTTTACCTGCCGATTGACTCCAAGTTCCCGCTTGAAGATTACTACCGTCTGGAAGAAGCGTATGAGACGGGCGGCAAAGAAGAAGTAGACAATCAGAGGAAAGCGCTCCTTGCTGCCATCAAACGTTTTGCAAAAGATATTAATAAAAAGTATCTCAACCCGCCTGAAACGACTAATTTCGGTATCATGTTCCTGCCGACAGAAGGGCTCTATGCAGAGGCAGTCCGTCAGCCGGCTTTCTTTGACAGTCTGCGTCGGGAAGAAAATGTTGTGGTTGCAGGACCTTCAACCTTATCCGCTCTGCTCAATTCGCTTTCAGTGGGCTTCAAGACCTTGAACATCCAGAAGAATG
Coding sequences within it:
- a CDS encoding thiamine diphosphokinase, which translates into the protein MIKVALFAGGDFPRSINDDFDYQVGADRACLTLLEKGLPLDLAVGDFDSVTADELARIRQSAGELILAEYEKNDTDTELALKEIFARFPQAHVTLFGAFGGRLDHMLANLFLPTDPDLAPFMRQICLRDACNTVHFLPSGRHRIVQDEGMAYISLMADSNADLTIRGAKYELTPNRFFKKKIYTSNEFAGKPITVQCDSGYLLVIQSKDRS
- a CDS encoding DNA recombination protein RmuC, with translation MQVFLIVLILIVLLLTCFQLWKITEIRSELAEKLDNNADNLSEQLSYQLNMVQKDQALEFNSQLNRLQTELYQQLNDLRDSLRQELIDSRDRSDQRLAAIETSMSQSVKELQASNEKRLEQMRQTVEEKLEQTLQNRLQASFATVSKQLESVNQGLGEMKSVAQDVGALNKVLSNTKTRGILGELQLGQIIEDIMTENQYEREFATVSGTAERVEYAIKLPGTKQGEYVYLPIDSKFPLEDYYRLEEAYETGGKEEVDNQRKALLAAIKRFAKDINKKYLNPPETTNFGIMFLPTEGLYAEAVRQPAFFDSLRREENVVVAGPSTLSALLNSLSVGFKTLNIQKNADDISKILGSVKAEFNKFGGLLVKAQKQLNTANKTLGSLLTTRTNAIVRALDKVETYQDQAISSLPDLPQLEDEEEDED